The genome window AGCAGCTCCTGCTGGAACTGCGCATCACGCTCGGCCTCAGCAGCCGCGAGGGCGGTCTGCGCAGCCGTCGCGCCCGACTCGTTGAACTCGACGAACTCGACCGCGATCTCGTCGCCGCGCTCGACGTCGATCCCCGCGGCCGATGCGACGAGCGATTCGATCTGGTTCGCGGTCACTCCCGTGACCGTTCCTCGGTTCAGTGCGATGCTGACCGTCTGCCTCGTGACCTCGCCGGCCGGAGTGATCGTCTTCTCGGTCGACTTGTTCACGGCGTTGCTGCGCGAGGTCTCCTCGAACTCGTAGGCACCGTTCCCGTCCGCGCCGTTGGGCACCGCGATGTTGTCGGGGCCGAGCACTCCGGTGCCGCCGCCCTGGCCGCCGGTGTAGGTCTCGGTCTTGGTCTGCTCCGACGCGCTGAGGTCGCCCTCCGGAGCGGAATATGTCTCGTCCATGCGCTCCGATGTCGAGTTCGCGACGTCGGCCGACACCGTCACGGTCGCGTTGCCGGGGCCGACGATCGTCTCGAGCATCTTGCTGACGGATGCGGCGACCTTCGCCTCGTGCTCGGTGGCCTGCTTCGAGGAGGATCCGGCGAGCCCCGTTCCGACGGCCGAGAGCACCCGTCCGTCCTGATCGGTGACCGCCACGTCCTCGGGCGTCATGCCCGGCACCGCGGCACTGGTCAGGTGCACGATCGCCTCGATCTTCTCGTCGCTGAGAGTCGCGCCGCTCCGGGTCTTCACGAAGACGGATGCCGTCGGGCTCTGCCGCTCCGAGACGAAGACGCTCTCTTCGGGTATCGCCAGCTGCACGGATGCGGTGGAGATTCCCTCCATCGCGCCGATCGTGCCGGCCAGCTCCCCCTCGATCGCCCGCTTATAGGTGACCGACTGCTGGAACTCGCTCGCGGTCACTCCCATCTCGTCGAGAAGCGTGTATCCCTCGCTCGTGTCGCCGGGAAGACCGGCGGATGCCGCAGCGAGCCGCTGAGGGTACACCTGGTCGTCCGGGACGAGGATCGTCGCGCCGCCCTCGGTGAGTTCATATGCGACGCCGGCGGACTTCAGCTGCTCGACGACGGCCGACGCGTCACCCGCGCTCAGACCGGTGAACAGCGGGCTCATCTGCGGCTTGGTCAGCCACGATCCCAGCGCGATGGCTCCCATGACGAGCAGAGCGACGCCGATGATGGCGATCGTGCGCTGGGCGAGCGAGAATCCTCCCACGACCTGCTTCGCGCGGTCGTAGTATCCCGTGAGCATCTTCGGCATCAGGCCTGCATCCTCATGATCTCGTTGAATGCCGACACGCTGCGGTCACGGACTGCTACGACGAGGTCGAGCGTGACCGAGGCTCGTGTCGAGGCGATCATCGCCTGGTGGATGTCCTGCAGGTCGCCCGTGACGGCCTGGACCGCGAGCCCGTTCGATGTCGACTGCAGCTGCTGGAGGTTCTCGACGGCTCCCGTGAGCGACGTCGCGAAGGCGCCGGCCGACGCCGACCCGCCTGCGGCTTCGGGACCGGTCTCGAAGCTGAGGGGTGCGAGCGGGGTGACCCCTGCGGCGGAGACCGCCTCGACAGGGCCGCTCATCAGTTGCGTCCGATCTGCAGTGCGGCCTCGTACGTCGTCTTGGCCCGATCCACGACGGCGGCGTTCGCCTCGTACCCGCGCTGGGCGAGGATGAGCATGCTCATCTGGTCGCCGAGCTCGACGTTCGGGTACTGCACGTACCCGTCCTCGTTCGCATAGGGGTGCTCGGGGTCGTAGACGAGCTTGCCCTCGGCGTCCGATTCGACGACGCCCGCGACGTAGACGCCGGGGCTGTCGGTGCCCGCCTGCACCGTGACGAACTTCTCGCGGAAGGCCTCCTGGCCTGCGGGAGTAGCGGTGTTGACGTTGGCGATGTTGTCGCTGAGGGCGTCGAGCCACTTGCGGTGGGCGGTGAGGCCCGTGCCGGCGATGCCGATGGCGTCGAAGGTCATGCGGAGGCCTGGCCGATCGCCTTGGTGATCGATGCCGCCTGGCCGCCGATCGCCTGGCTGGCGAACTGGAATCGCAGCACCGTGTCGATGTTCGACAGTGTCTCGGTGTCGAGGTTGACGTTGTTGCCGTTCAGCCTGGTGGGTTCGAGCGACCGCTCCACCGTGGCGGCGACGGTTCCCGATCCGCTCTCGACAGCGGACCGCAGCTCATCCTCGAACCGGACGCGCTGGGACTGATAGTCGGGGGTGTTGACGTTGGCGATGTTCTCGGCGATCGAGCGTTGGCGCAACGCCAGGCCGTCGAGAGCGCTGATCAGCGCGGAGGAGGTGACGGATTCGAGCACGGGGGCACTCCGGATGTTGGTGGAGAGGCCGATCCTTGGCCAATCGTCGAGCGATCCGTGCTCTGTGTGGACTATCGCGACAGTGGGCGCGCGCCGTAACCGAGGGGGCTCACCCCTCGACGTCGAGGTAGATGGGCACGTCCTGGCGTCCGCTGGGGACGCGGCGCAGCGCGGCGATCTCGCGCGCGACGTGGGCGCGCGATGCGGCCAGCCCGCCGATCATGAGCTGCTGTCGGGCGAGGACCGCCTCGGCGCGGGCCCTGAGTTCATCGGGGATCGGGCCGGAGGGAGGCTCGAAGGCCCGGGGGTCGAGCGTCTCGTCCGCGGCGTCGAGCGCGCGCTCGAACTGCTCGAGTACCGCGAGCCACTCGGTCAGGCTGTCGGCCACGTCGTCTCAGCCCAGAGCCGAGACGCGCGGCGCGGCCGCGCTTGTGATCTCGGCCGCCGCGTGCCAGGCGTCACGCAGAGGTGCGACGAGGTCACGGCACTCCGCGGTCGCGGCACGGTCTCGCGAGATGTTCGCGGTGATCAGGCGTCCCGTCAGGTAGGTGTAGACGCCGCGCAGCTCCTCGGCGCCGTCCCAGACATCGGTGAGAGAGCCGTTGAGTTCGGACACGATCCACTGCGCGTGCGTCAGGTGCGTGCCGGCACCGGGCCAGTCCTCGGCATCCTGCGCCGATGCCGCGCGGTCGATGTCGACCAGGAGCCGGTCGTAGAGCAGGGTGAGCAGACGCTCTGGAGTGGCTGATGCCACCTGCTGCTCCAGGTACTGCTGCTTGGCCCGGTCGAGGGAGGTGAGTGCCATGGGTGCGAGCTCCGATGCGGTGCGATGTTCGGGAAGACGGGATCTGGGTGCCGCAGGGGTCAGGAGTCGGACGACGACGAGAGACCTGCGAGCTGGCTGGTCAGCCACGACGACTGCGACTGCAGTTTCGAGAGCTGGACCTCCAGCTGCGCGTACGTGCGCTCAAGGGTGGCCTGGCGCTGCTCGAGGCGGATGTCCCACCGCTCGACCTGGGTCTTGAGCGTCTTGACCTCGGCCTCCTGGCCGGTGATCCGCTGGGTGAGCAGACCGTCGTATTTGTCGGAGTACTGGGTGGTCACGCCCTGCACACGACCGGCGATCGACGAGAACAGCTCCTGTGTCTTCTCCGGGTCCTCGGCCAGTGCTTGCGCGAACTTCTCGGCATCGAACGAGAGCACACCCTTGTCGCTGATCGAGATGCCGATCGTCGAAGGCGAGACACCGTCGACCGGATGCTGCATCGCGCTCGTGAGTGCGCCCCGAAGGTTCCGGACCGTGCTGTCGCCCGTGAAGACGCCCAGTGTGGTGGTCTCCCCGACCGCTCCGACCGTCGCCGTCGACCCTTTGTCGATGCGGGTCAGGAGTGCCGCGATCTCTTTGACGAACGCCTCAGCCGTCGTGGTCTGCTTCTTGGCATCCCGCGCCACGGTCACCGTCACGGGGTCGGCGCTCGCGGTCGTCACGGTGACCTCGATGCCCTCGCCCACACTGATCGTGTTGCTGGCGCTGTTCAGCGTCTGCTCGGCGGCCGTGCCGGCGAACAGACGGATGCGGGCGTCAGCGCCCTGAGTGATGATCGCGGCCCCCGGTTCGGCGCCGAGCTCCGTCGAGGTTCCGGCGGCGACGTCGGCCGCAGTACCGCGGTGCACGGTGAACCCGCCGGCAGCCCCGGTCTCGATCGAGGTCAGCTGGATGCGCGAGAGCGGCTTGCCGTCGGCATCTGTCCCGGCCGGGACGACAGTGGCGCTCACTCCGGCCTTCGAGGCGTTGATGGCCTTGGCGAGATCCTGCGGCCCTGTGCCCACCGGAGTCACTTCGACGGACTCGCCGTCGGAGCCGACGAGCGTGAACGTCCCGCCCCACGCGGTGGATCCCCCTGCGGCGGTCACGACCGAATGCGCGGTGGCGACGGCATCGACGACGACCGCGGTCGAGAACGCACTGGCCTTCGCGCCGGCAGTGACGGTGACGGTGTCCGATGAGGACGACGCCGTGAACGAGGCCAGCGACGTCGCACCCGCTGCGGTCTTGGCCTTGGTGACGAGGTCCTGCAGCGTGGTGTTGAGCGACTGGAGGTTCGTGATGATCGAGTTGCGGTCGGTGATCTTGTTCGTGATCAGCGTCTTCGGGATCGCCGAGACGTCCATCAGCGCCTTGATGAGCTCTTCGGTCTTGAGCCCTGATACGAGTCCGTCGAGTTTCATCCCGGTCGTCTTCCGTGCGATGCGGTCAAAGGTGTCCTACAGGAAGGCGCCCGGGCGGAGGTGACTCCGCCCGGGCGCCTGATGCGCCTCAGGCGCAGCGACTCAACGGAGAAGCTGCAGGACGCCCTGGCCCGACTGGTTCGCCTGCGCGAGCATGGCGGTGCCGGCCTGCTGCAGGATGTTCGAGGCGGTGTACTTGACCATCTCGGCGGCCATGTCGGTGTCCGCGATGCGGCTCTTGGCTGCTGCGAGGTTCTCGGCCGAGACCTGCAGCGAGTTGATCGTCGACTCGAAGCGGTTCTGCACCGCACCGAGACCGGCGCGAGCCGTCGAGACACCCGTGATCTGCGTGTCGACCGTTGCGATCGCCGCGAGAGCGGTGGCTGCGGAATCGACGGTCAGGCCGCTGATCGTCGCTCCGAGGCCCGAGAAGTCGGTCAGGGTGACCGCGATCTGGTCCTCTGCGGCCTCCGAGCCGGCACCCACCTGGAACGTCAGCGTGCTCGCGCTGTCGAGCAGCTTGATTCCGTTGAAGTTCGTGCTGGCCGCGACGCGGGTCAGCTCGTTTCCGAGCGTGTTGATCTCGGTCTTGATGGCGTCACGCGACTCGGTGTTGTTCGAGTCGGAACCCGCCTGGACCGCGAGGTCGCGGACACGCTGCAGGATCGAGTGCACCTCGGTCAGGGCGCCTTCTGCGGTCTGGATGACCGAGATGCCGTCCTGGGCGTTGCGGGCCGCGACGTTCAGGCCGTTGACCTGCGAGCGCAGACCCTCGGAGATGGCGAGGCCGGCGGCGTCATCGGCTGCGCGGTTGATGCGCAGACCGCTCGAGAGCTTCTCGAGCGACTTCGAGACGTCGTTCTGGTTGACGGACAGGTTGCGGTACGCGTTGAGCGCGCCGACGTTGGTTGCGATCTGAAGACCCATGAGTGTTCCTCCGTGGTTATGGGACCGAATGCGGGTCCATCCGTGGACCTGCACAACCGATATTCGCGACATGCGACGGCGGCGTAACCGCCGATCGTGAAGATTCTGACGTCGCCTCAGATCGCGTTGAGGAGCTCACCCGATCGCACGCGCGTGTCGACGCGGGCGGGACCGAAGAGCGTCTCGAAGAACTCGGTCTTCGCCTTGGTGGAGCGGTCGCCCGTCGTGCCGTTCTCCCAGGCCTCCATCGCCTCGCGCACGAGGGCGACGCCTCGCGAGCGCAGCTTCGACACATAGGCATGGCTGACTGCGAGTTCCTCGGCGATGTCCTTGACCATGCGGTCCTCGAGGTAGATGCCGCGCACGACCTGCTGCATCGCGGAGGGAAGAGCGTCGACCACGCGATTGACCATCGCACGCGTCTCGGACTGCTCGACCGCGTGCTCGGGGAGGATCACGCTGTCGGTGAGGTCGACCGCCTGGCGACCGGTCTCGACATCGAAGTGCTCGTCGAAGCTGATGGCGGTGCGCACCATCTGGTCGAGCTGCATCATCTCGACGACGGCATCGACATCGAGGCGGGATTCCTTCGCGAGCTCGGCCACGCTCGCCGTGCGCCCGGTGCGGGCCAACACGGTCTCGCCGGCCACGCGAACCCGCTCGATCTTGTCGCGTCCGCGTTCGCCGGCCGGGTCTGCACGCCGCATCTCCGACAGCATCGCCCAGTTGATCTGGCTGCTCGCGAAGGCTCCGAACGGGATCCCGCGAGATGCGTCGTATGTCATCGCCGCGCGGGCGAGGCCGAGTCGTGCGGCGGAGAGCAGATCGTCGAGATCGACATGGGTCGCCGATCGCGCCTTCTCGACTGCGAGGAAGGTGGCGAGCGGCATGTTGTCTCGCGCGAGTCGATCGGGTGTCACGGGTGCGTCGGCGATGATGCTGGAATCAGCGGAAAGAGCGGAATTACTCAGCAATGTGACTCCGAGGTTAGATCAACTGTTTTACGAGTGAAGCTAGCATGATGTTCACGTTTATGAGTAAAAAATGTAGGTAACGATCTCGCTCCGACCGCCCATAGAATCAGGGCGACACGCGTGCACCAGGCTTCGACATATGCAGAACGGCTGTAGCCGAGCGATCGGGTGGAATGGGTTCGACCGACGAAAGAAGACGAACATGGCTGTGATCTCCCGCGGGTTCGGCGCACGGCGCAGAGAGTCCGACGATCGACTCCCTCCTGGTCAGTACCTCACCGAGGACTTCCCCGTTCTCTCCGCCGGGCCCACCCCGCGCGTCTCGACAGACACGTGGGAGTTCGCGATCGTCGGGCTCGACGGCATCCGCCGCACCTGGTCGTGGGAGCAGCTGCACGAGTTCCCGATCGACGACATCAGCACCGACATCCACTGTGTGACCCGCTGGTCGAAGCTCGGCACGCGGTGGCGCGGCGTCTCTCTCGACCATCTGCTGGCAGATGCCGGCGACGGAGCATTCACCCGGGTGTTCTCGTACGGCGGCTACACGACGAACGTGCCGCGGGCAGACCTGTCGGGCGGGAAGGCATGGATCGCGTTCGAATTCGATGGTCAGCCGCTCGCCGCCGAGCACGGCGGACCCGCGCGTCTGCTCGTCCCCCATCTCTACTTCTGGAAGTCCGCGAAGTGGGTGCACGGACTGGACATGCTGGAGCACGACGAACCCGGATTCTGGGAGCAGAACGGCTACAACATGTACGGCGACCCCTGGAAAGAGGAGCGGTACTGGTGACGACCTCGTCACCGTGGCTGGTCGCTCGAGTCGTCGAGACCCGACCGGCGACGCCGCACGGTCGGGTTCTTCACCTTCGAGTCGCCGGCTGGGCGGGCAACCTCGCGGGGCAGCACGTCGATGTGCGCCTCACGGCCGAAGACGGCTACCAGGCCGTTCGCTCGTACTCCCTCGCCTCCTCAGGAAACTCCGAGATCCTCGAGCTGGCCGTCGACGAGCTCCCTGACGGGGAGGTCTCTCCCTACCTCGTCGAAGACGTGCTCCCCGGCGACGAGCTGGAGGTTCGCGGCCCCATCGGCGCCTACTTCGTGTGGACTCCCGAGCGTCCGGAGCCTGTGCAGCTCATCGCCGGCGGATCGGGCATCGTCCCGCTCGTCGCCATGGCGCGGGTGCACGCTCTCGCTGCAGGCACCGTGCCGATGCGGCTGCTGTATTCGGTCCGCTCCCAGGACGACGCGTTCTACGCCGATGAGCTGATCGGCCTCGAACGCGATGCCTTCACCGTCGATTGGGCCTACACCCGTTCCGCACCGCCGGGCGTCCTCCGCCCGGCAGGACGAGTGGATGCGGCGACGATCGCCGCCTCAACGATTCCCGCGGCCGAGCATCCGTCGGTGTACGTGTGCGGACCGACCGGCTTCGTCGAGGCCGTCGCCGACCTGCTCGTCGCGGCAGGGCACTCCCCCGACCGCATCCGCACTGAACGCTTCGGAGGTGCCTGATGAACACCACCCACCCGGGACATCACCACAGGGTCGACGGCAACGCCGCCGGAGGCCTCCTGCTCGAGATCTTCGGCAGGGACATGACGGCCGCACGCGCGACGTGCCGACAGTGCGCGCACGAGGCCGCATTGGCCGATGCCGTCGCCGAGCTCGACGATGCCGGCGTGATTCTTCTCTGCCGCGGATGCCGGCACACGCTCCTCACCTACCTGCGCTGGGAGAACGAGCGGACGCTCACCATCGGCGGACTCACGCGACTTCGGTGGCCCGACGTCGACCGTCAGAGCTCGACCGGCGGAGCGGGCTCCGAATCCGCGACCTCGGGGTGACGCGCGAGGTTCACGATGGCGGCGATGAGTCCGCCCCAGATCGTGACCATCGCGATGATCATCATGACGATCGCTGTCGTGGTCATGCGCCCGCTCCCTTCTCCGTCGCGCCCGGTTCCGGGGCCGTGATCAGCGGGATCGACGACGTCTCGGCATCCGGTTCATAGTCTTCTTCGGCGAGGAACTCGTCGTACTCCGGGTCGTCCTTGGCGTGCGAGCGACCGCTCCACGGCAACGCCGACAGCAGCAGCGCGAGCGCGACGAGTGCGATGACCATGCCCCATCCGAAGACGGCCAGGAACCATCCGGGGTAGCCGCCGTACGGCTCGGAGATCTTCGAGATCAGTTCGGTGACCAGCAGGTAGCCGAGCACCAGGGGCGCGAGCGCACCGACGAGCAGCATCCAGACCCGACCGACCCGGAAGCTCGAACGGCGATCGAGGTGCTCGACGAGCGCCGGCAGCTTGTGCAGCAGCCAGGCCACGACGATCACGGCGACGAGCGCGACCGCCATGATGCCGAAGGCATTGACGAACGCG of Microbacterium sp. LWH13-1.2 contains these proteins:
- the fliF gene encoding flagellar basal-body MS-ring/collar protein FliF, giving the protein MPKMLTGYYDRAKQVVGGFSLAQRTIAIIGVALLVMGAIALGSWLTKPQMSPLFTGLSAGDASAVVEQLKSAGVAYELTEGGATILVPDDQVYPQRLAAASAGLPGDTSEGYTLLDEMGVTASEFQQSVTYKRAIEGELAGTIGAMEGISTASVQLAIPEESVFVSERQSPTASVFVKTRSGATLSDEKIEAIVHLTSAAVPGMTPEDVAVTDQDGRVLSAVGTGLAGSSSKQATEHEAKVAASVSKMLETIVGPGNATVTVSADVANSTSERMDETYSAPEGDLSASEQTKTETYTGGQGGGTGVLGPDNIAVPNGADGNGAYEFEETSRSNAVNKSTEKTITPAGEVTRQTVSIALNRGTVTGVTANQIESLVASAAGIDVERGDEIAVEFVEFNESGATAAQTALAAAEAERDAQFQQELLKSAIIGGSILLAVIILIIFLVVRRRMKRRVLYTDEGPIEYFATVTESEEQKLKSLRGLKDADAIVPTAPTKLLPSATVDLDDEPEPDKMLVERRRREIDDLAKREPDAIASALADLMDEARV
- the fliE gene encoding flagellar hook-basal body complex protein FliE translates to MSGPVEAVSAAGVTPLAPLSFETGPEAAGGSASAGAFATSLTGAVENLQQLQSTSNGLAVQAVTGDLQDIHQAMIASTRASVTLDLVVAVRDRSVSAFNEIMRMQA
- the flgC gene encoding flagellar basal body rod protein FlgC; translation: MTFDAIGIAGTGLTAHRKWLDALSDNIANVNTATPAGQEAFREKFVTVQAGTDSPGVYVAGVVESDAEGKLVYDPEHPYANEDGYVQYPNVELGDQMSMLILAQRGYEANAAVVDRAKTTYEAALQIGRN
- a CDS encoding flagellar biosynthesis protein FlgB, whose protein sequence is MLESVTSSALISALDGLALRQRSIAENIANVNTPDYQSQRVRFEDELRSAVESGSGTVAATVERSLEPTRLNGNNVNLDTETLSNIDTVLRFQFASQAIGGQAASITKAIGQASA
- the fliS gene encoding flagellar export chaperone FliS, translating into MALTSLDRAKQQYLEQQVASATPERLLTLLYDRLLVDIDRAASAQDAEDWPGAGTHLTHAQWIVSELNGSLTDVWDGAEELRGVYTYLTGRLITANISRDRAATAECRDLVAPLRDAWHAAAEITSAAAPRVSALG
- the fliD gene encoding flagellar filament capping protein FliD, producing the protein MKLDGLVSGLKTEELIKALMDVSAIPKTLITNKITDRNSIITNLQSLNTTLQDLVTKAKTAAGATSLASFTASSSSDTVTVTAGAKASAFSTAVVVDAVATAHSVVTAAGGSTAWGGTFTLVGSDGESVEVTPVGTGPQDLAKAINASKAGVSATVVPAGTDADGKPLSRIQLTSIETGAAGGFTVHRGTAADVAAGTSTELGAEPGAAIITQGADARIRLFAGTAAEQTLNSASNTISVGEGIEVTVTTASADPVTVTVARDAKKQTTTAEAFVKEIAALLTRIDKGSTATVGAVGETTTLGVFTGDSTVRNLRGALTSAMQHPVDGVSPSTIGISISDKGVLSFDAEKFAQALAEDPEKTQELFSSIAGRVQGVTTQYSDKYDGLLTQRITGQEAEVKTLKTQVERWDIRLEQRQATLERTYAQLEVQLSKLQSQSSWLTSQLAGLSSSSDS
- a CDS encoding flagellin, encoding MGLQIATNVGALNAYRNLSVNQNDVSKSLEKLSSGLRINRAADDAAGLAISEGLRSQVNGLNVAARNAQDGISVIQTAEGALTEVHSILQRVRDLAVQAGSDSNNTESRDAIKTEINTLGNELTRVAASTNFNGIKLLDSASTLTFQVGAGSEAAEDQIAVTLTDFSGLGATISGLTVDSAATALAAIATVDTQITGVSTARAGLGAVQNRFESTINSLQVSAENLAAAKSRIADTDMAAEMVKYTASNILQQAGTAMLAQANQSGQGVLQLLR
- a CDS encoding sigma-70 family RNA polymerase sigma factor, producing the protein MPLATFLAVEKARSATHVDLDDLLSAARLGLARAAMTYDASRGIPFGAFASSQINWAMLSEMRRADPAGERGRDKIERVRVAGETVLARTGRTASVAELAKESRLDVDAVVEMMQLDQMVRTAISFDEHFDVETGRQAVDLTDSVILPEHAVEQSETRAMVNRVVDALPSAMQQVVRGIYLEDRMVKDIAEELAVSHAYVSKLRSRGVALVREAMEAWENGTTGDRSTKAKTEFFETLFGPARVDTRVRSGELLNAI
- a CDS encoding sulfite oxidase-like oxidoreductase; translated protein: MAVISRGFGARRRESDDRLPPGQYLTEDFPVLSAGPTPRVSTDTWEFAIVGLDGIRRTWSWEQLHEFPIDDISTDIHCVTRWSKLGTRWRGVSLDHLLADAGDGAFTRVFSYGGYTTNVPRADLSGGKAWIAFEFDGQPLAAEHGGPARLLVPHLYFWKSAKWVHGLDMLEHDEPGFWEQNGYNMYGDPWKEERYW
- a CDS encoding ferredoxin reductase is translated as MTTSSPWLVARVVETRPATPHGRVLHLRVAGWAGNLAGQHVDVRLTAEDGYQAVRSYSLASSGNSEILELAVDELPDGEVSPYLVEDVLPGDELEVRGPIGAYFVWTPERPEPVQLIAGGSGIVPLVAMARVHALAAGTVPMRLLYSVRSQDDAFYADELIGLERDAFTVDWAYTRSAPPGVLRPAGRVDAATIAASTIPAAEHPSVYVCGPTGFVEAVADLLVAAGHSPDRIRTERFGGA
- a CDS encoding DUF6510 family protein — protein: MNTTHPGHHHRVDGNAAGGLLLEIFGRDMTAARATCRQCAHEAALADAVAELDDAGVILLCRGCRHTLLTYLRWENERTLTIGGLTRLRWPDVDRQSSTGGAGSESATSG
- a CDS encoding methionine/alanine import family NSS transporter small subunit translates to MTTTAIVMMIIAMVTIWGGLIAAIVNLARHPEVADSEPAPPVEL